The Thermodesulfobacteriota bacterium genome contains the following window.
TCTGGTAACTAGAGGAGGAAATACTCCGCTGTCTCTTAGAGGCTGCGCAAGACTTGCTCCCTCTCTAACATTATCCCTTACCTCTTCAAGGGTTTTACCATAGACCTTATTGCCCATAACTGCCTCACCAATCTGTAGCGCATCTAAAAGCGGTATACCGCTTGATAAGAGGGTTCCCAGTGTTCTTGTAAACCTTGAAATTACTACCATTGAGGTCAGCTTGCCAAAAATAGGAAGCTTTAATGTAAGGCGGTCAAAGAACATTTTGCCCCTCTCAGTTTTATAGAAACGAAAAGCAGCAAATACTGCAATTATTGCTAGAATGAACATAAGTAAAATGTTGTTATTTAAAAAGTCGCTGATTTTTATCAATATTAGGGTCATAAAAGGCAGCGAGCTCTGGCTTTCTTCAAATATTTTGGCGATTCTAGGTATTACATAAGTCATCGTAAAAAATAGCACACCGCCTCCAATTAGAAACATAAACATCGGATAGATTAATGCCCCCCTAACTCTGGAGGTAAGAGCTGCTTGGGTTTCTAAAAAATCTGCAAGTCTCAAAAGCACAATGTCCAGAGTACCACTCGCCTCACCTGCTCTTACGATATTAATATAGAGGTCAGAAAAAACATTTTTGTGCTCAGCGAGCGCATTTGCCAATGAGCTTCCTTCACTGACTCGCTCTCTTACTTCTGCAAGCACTTGTCCTAGCCGTGCGTCTTCAGTTTGTTCCGAAAGTGCGCTCAAAGATGCTTCAAGAGGCAGTCCAGCTGAAATCAATGTGGAGAACTGTCTTGTCGTCACAGCAAGCTCAGAAATTTTGATTCCGCTAAAAGGGTTGAAGCTTCTGGATTTACTTTCCTTTGCTTCATTTAGCGAAGATAGAAATACTCCTTGGCGCTTTAACTTTTCAGTCGCACCTTTGGGGGATTCTGCGTCTATGACGCCATGAACAGCTTTCCCAGTTTCGTCTATTGCTTTGTACTTATATACAGGCATATGTATTAATAATTATACTGTTGGATAGTTAGATTTGTAAGGACTGGTTCTAATCCTCTGAGCCAATATTCTCCTCTTCAGTAACTCGCATAACCTCATCAATTGAGGTTAAACCTCTAATTACATGATTAGCCCCATCCATTCTAAGAGTGGTCATTCCATGTTCTATAGCTTTTCTCTTGATTTGCCCCGAATCCACGTTGCCAAGAGTTAAGTTTCTGATTTCATCATCAATTAATAGCATTTCAAAAATTGCAGACCTTCCACTGTACCCCATATCAAAACAACGCTCGCAGCCTGTAGCCCTATATAAAATACCATCTTCAAGCTGGTCTCTTCTTATACCAATTTTCGCCAGTTCATCGTCAGAAGGTTTGTAGGGTTCTTTGCATGTTGGGCATAAAAAGCGTAAAAGCCTTTGTGCTATAACGGCCATAAGTGATGATGCAACCAAAAATGGTTCAATTTCCATATCGATAAGTCTTGTAATAGCACTTGCCGAGTCATTTGTGTGTAGGGTGGAGAATACAAGGTGACCGGTAAGCGATGCATGTATCGCTATATCAGCAGTTTCTCTGTCTCTAATTTCACCCACAAGAATCACGTCCGGGTCCTGACGGAGAATAGATCTAAGACCATTAGCAAATGAAAGATTTACTTTTGAGTTTACTTGTATCTGGTTTATTCCCTGAATCTGATATTCCACC
Protein-coding sequences here:
- the gspF gene encoding type II secretion system inner membrane protein GspF, whose translation is MPVYKYKAIDETGKAVHGVIDAESPKGATEKLKRQGVFLSSLNEAKESKSRSFNPFSGIKISELAVTTRQFSTLISAGLPLEASLSALSEQTEDARLGQVLAEVRERVSEGSSLANALAEHKNVFSDLYINIVRAGEASGTLDIVLLRLADFLETQAALTSRVRGALIYPMFMFLIGGGVLFFTMTYVIPRIAKIFEESQSSLPFMTLILIKISDFLNNNILLMFILAIIAVFAAFRFYKTERGKMFFDRLTLKLPIFGKLTSMVVISRFTRTLGTLLSSGIPLLDALQIGEAVMGNKVYGKTLEEVRDNVREGASLAQPLRDSGVFPPLVTRMIAVGEQTGEMEAMLAKVADIYDQQVETTVSTLTSLLEPVMIVIIGAIMGFIVFAVLLPIFNLTSTVG